One Aegilops tauschii subsp. strangulata cultivar AL8/78 chromosome 7, Aet v6.0, whole genome shotgun sequence genomic window carries:
- the LOC109780130 gene encoding 26.2 kDa heat shock protein, mitochondrial: MASAVACKGKDIAPAGRLKSGTPLAFCSLDSPAVTATRRPYNTQAKEVSRYDDDDDYSARDLVIPSFFSQDVLHPLGAPTSMARLLSLMEDVASQTGHSSTAGAGASRLGRWVAKEDDDALYLKVPMPGLTKEHVKVRADKNILMIKGEGEKQPWDGDDDSAVPRYNRRIEMPAADAYKMDKIKAEMKNGVLWVTLLKVKEEERKDVFHVKVE; encoded by the exons TGCAAGGGCAAGGATATCGCGCCGGCCGGACGCCTCAAGTCCGGTACTCCCTTGGCCTTCTGCTCGCTCGACTCCCCCGCCGtcaccgccacccgccgcccgtaCAACACCCAGGCCAAGGAGGTCAGTCGctacgacgacgacgacgactacAGCGCCCGCGACCTCGTCATCCCCAGCTTCTTCTCGCAGG ACGTGCTCCACCCGCTCGGCGCGCCGACCAGCATGGCCCGTCTGCTGTCTCTCATGGAGGACGTCGCATCTCAGACCGGCCACTCCTCCACTGCTGGTGCTGGGGCGTCGCGGCTCGGACGGTGGGTGGCCAAGGAGGACGACGACGCGTTGTACCTCAAGGTGCCGATGCCGGGGCTGACCAAGGAGCACGTGAAGGTGCGCGCGGACAAGAACATCCTGATGATCAAGGGCGAGGGCGAGAAGCAGCCCTGGGACGGCGACGACGACTCCGCGGTGCCGAGGTACAACCGCCGCATCGAGATGCCCGCTGCTGACGCGTACAAGATGGACAAGATCAAGGCCGAGATGAAGAATGGCGTGCTCTGGGTCACCCTGCTCAAGGTCAAGGAGGAGGAGCGCAAGGACGTCTTCCATGTCAAGGTCGAGTAG